The following are from one region of the Quercus robur chromosome 1, dhQueRobu3.1, whole genome shotgun sequence genome:
- the LOC126689241 gene encoding 2-hydroxyisoflavanone dehydratase-like translates to MATRDAEIIHDFRFFRVYKDGSVVLSNPTTDKRIPPSDDPNSRVRSKDIVISSEPAVSARVFVPGSANLTQKLPLLLYMHGGGFCMQSAFTPRYHNYVDTLVAEANIIAVSVEYGLFPDRPIPACYEDSWAALKYVVSHVNGDGPEPWFNDHVDFGRVFIGGDSAGGNIAHNLAVRVGTDGLPEVKLVGVIMVHPFFGGTEDDQMWLCMCPENGGLDDPRMRPGKENLARLGCERVLMFVAEKDHLFVVGKRYYEELKKSGWGGNVEIVENLGEGHCFHLRDLKYEKAVDLIRKYVSFLKQE, encoded by the coding sequence ATGGCCACCAGAGATGCCGAGATCATCCACGACTTCCGTTTTTTCCGTGTATACAAAGACGGCAGCGTTGTCCTCTCCAATCCCACCACTGATAAAAGAATCCCACCGTCAGATGACCCGAATTCTAGAGTCCGATCCAAAGACATAGTCATCTCATCTGAACCAGCTGTATCAGCTCGTGTCTTCGTCCCCGGATCCGCCAATTTGACGCAGAAACTCCCTCTCCTTTTGTACATGCACGGTGGTGGTTTCTGCATGCAATCAGCTTTCACTCCCAGGTACCATAATTATGTTGATACCCTTGTTGCTGAAGCTAATATAATTGCTGTCTCTGTTGAGTACGGGTTGTTCCCAGACAGACCTATACCTGCATGTTACGAGGACTCTTGGGCTGCACTTAAGTATGTGGTGTCACATGTTAATGGGGATGGACCTGAACCATGGTTCAATGATCATGTAGATTTTGGTCGTGTTTTTATCGGTGGAGATAGTGCTGGAGGGAACATAGCTCATAATTTGGCGGTTCGGGTTGGGACAGATGGGTTGCCTGAAGTGAAATTGGTTGGGGTGATTATGGTGCACCCGTTTTTTGGTGGTACGGAAGATGATCAAATGTGGCTATGTATGTGTCCGGAGAATGGTGGATTGGATGATCCTAGAATGAGACCTGGTAAAGAGAATCTAGCTAGACTAGGGTGTGAGAGGGTATTGATGTTTGTGGCTGAAAAAGACCATCTTTTTGTTGTGGGTAAGCGCTACTATGAGGAATTGAAGAAGAGTGGTTGGGGAGGAAATGTAGAGATTGTTGAGAATTTAGGGGAGGGGCATTGTTTCCATTTGCGTGACCTCAAATATGAGAAGGCTGTGGATTTGATTAGAAAATATGTTTCTTTCTTGAAACAAGAGTAA